TGAATTCATTAACGCTTTTTGCAAAGGAAAAAATAAAAGAGACTTTAGTCAGTGAGGGGATTGGCAGTGGAAGTCACTTAGAATTTAAGCTCAAAGACAGAACCTTTTCAAAAACGATACGGTATCCTGATAACTTAGATACGCTCATCCTTGAGTGGCTTGATAAAAGCAATCTTGAAGAGAGCTATACAATCCAACTGACTCAGGATAAATATGAATTCGAAGCCGGATCTTTAAAACACAAAAAAGTTGAACACGAATGGACACGCGAAAAGGGCAACTGGGGCTCAATTGCACATACGTATTCTAAAACGGTTAAATCGATTGAGAAGGTCGATGTTCTTGTTCAGGCGATGTTGTTGTGCTCTTTAATGAAATACCTAGAAACACCGCATTAAAGACCATTAAGCATTTCCTGATCGGCATGAATAACCCATCCCCCGCCAAGACTTTTATAGACATCAACAAGGGTGAGAAAACTGTTGCCAAGTGATTTAGCATAGTCGATTTCAGCATTAAAGTATTGCCTTTCCGCATCGAGGAATGTGAGATAATCGGTTTGACCATCTTGATAGCGCAGGTTAGCTAGGCGGTAGTATTCTGCAAGAGTGAAGGTGCGATCGCGCTGGACATCGACAAGCTCAAGTGATTTCTCATGAGCAATCAACGCATCATTGACTTCTTTAAATGCATTTAAAATGGTTTCCTCATAATTATGGAGCATCTGCATTTTTTGTGCTCTAGAAAGGCGAAGCCCACTTGTTAAGCGCCCCCCGGTGAAGATCTCTTGAAGGAGGGTCGCTCCATATTGCCAAACACTCGAAGGACCTTTGAAGAGACTATCCAGAGCAGAAGTCTCTGTTCCAAAGGCTCCGGCTAAAGAGAGATCGGGGAAAAAGCGCGCTTTGGCGACACCGATATTGGCGTTAGCGGCCATAAGGCTTTGTTCCGCTGCAATGACGTCAGGACGTTGACTCATAATGTCAAAGGGGAGATAGGTGGGGATTTTAATTGGCATCGCGAGTTGAGAGAGAACTTTGCCCCGTTCAATGCTTTGAGGTGGTTTACCGAGCAATATCGATAGGAGGTCTTCTTTAAGGGCGATTTCTCTTTCAAGATCGATAATGGCCGCATCAGCTGATTCGACTTCTGAGAGGGCCTGCTGAACTTGAATTTTTGAAGTGAGGCCAAGTTCAAAGCGGACAATAGCGAGGTAGTAAGATTCTTCGCGAGAAGTTTTAGTTTGCTTGGAGATATTGAGCTGCATATCCAAGCTGCAAAGATCGATGTAGGCAGCAGCCACTGCACTGACAATGGAAAGGACTACGGTGCGCCGATTTTCAATGGATGCGAGAAGTTGTGACTGAGCGGCATCACTAGCATTCCGGATTTTCCCCCAAATGTCGACTTCATAACTCGCGTTGAGGATCAGATCAAAAACATTACTAATCGGTGTAATGCCAAAGGGAAGTGAAATGAGCGTTTCCGACATTTTTTCGCGCATGGCTCCCGCTTGACCTTGAATTTGGGGATAGAGTTGAGAGCGGACAATGCCAAGGCGGGCGATGTATTCATCAACGACGGCAACAGCTTGTTTAATATTTTGGTTGTAGGCGAGCGCTTCTTCAATATAGCGATCGAGCATGGGATCATTGAGTTCTTTCCACCAAGCAACATTCGAGTCTTGAGGGGCGATATCGGAAGGAGTGCGCCATTGAGAGGGGATGGCCATTTCGGGGCGTTCATATTTAGGTTTAAAAGAACATGAGGTGAAAAGAAGCAGCAGTATGAGGAAACTAATCTTTTTCATGGGGATCCTCTTCTTTTTTCTTGGAATCTCGATATAGGAGTGTAAAGAAGAAAGGGACGAAAAAGAGGGCTAAAATTGTCGCTGCGATCATGCCTCCAAAGACTCCCGTTCCGACGGAATGGCGTGAGGCTGCCCCCGCTCCTGAACTTGTAATGAGAGGAGTAACACCTAAAATAAAGGTGAGCGACGTCATAATAATCGCTCGGAAACGCAAGCTAGCCGCTTCTAGAGCCGCATCAATAATCGATAACCCCTCCTCCTTGTGCTTAATCACGGCAAATTCGACAATTAAAATAGCATTTTTGGCTGATAAGGCAATGAGCGTGACAAGTCCGATTTGGAAATAAACATCATTTGGCATTCCCTTAATCCAAATAGCGATAAAAGCCCCAAGTGCTCCAAAGGGGACTGCCATAATAATTGCAAGTGGAAGGGACCATTTTTCATATAGAGCCGCTAAGATGAGAAAAACCATGATAAGCCCTGCAATCAATACAAGAGAAGAGGTTCCTCCCGTTGATAGTTCTTGGTAAGCTTCACCGCTCCACCCAAAGTTCATGTCGGGGGGAAGGGCTTCTTTGGCGAGCTCCTGCATTGCTTGAATGGCTTGTCCGGAGGTATAGCCGGGAGCTGCTCCTCCAATTATTTCCGCTGCCGGATAATCATTAAAGCGGCTGACTAAATTGGGACCGTTTTTGGGATAAATCGTAAGGAGTGATTTAAGGGGAACCATTTCGTTATAACTCGATCGCACATACATATCGCCGAGATTGTCAAGTCGTTCTCTAAATTCGGGTTGCGCCTGGATAATCACCTGATAGACGCGACCGAATTTGTTAAAATTATTGACATAGACCGATCCGAGAAGCGTTTGCAGGGCTTGAAAGACATCTGAAACACTCACACCTAGAGCGCGTGTTTTATACCGATCGAGATCGACGTAGAATTGTAAATTATCAAATTGGGCCGTGGTATGCAGGGGCGAGAGTTCGGGGCGTTTTTTTGCCGCTTCAATGAA
This sequence is a window from Simkaniaceae bacterium. Protein-coding genes within it:
- a CDS encoding efflux transporter outer membrane subunit encodes the protein MKKISFLILLLLFTSCSFKPKYERPEMAIPSQWRTPSDIAPQDSNVAWWKELNDPMLDRYIEEALAYNQNIKQAVAVVDEYIARLGIVRSQLYPQIQGQAGAMREKMSETLISLPFGITPISNVFDLILNASYEVDIWGKIRNASDAAQSQLLASIENRRTVVLSIVSAVAAAYIDLCSLDMQLNISKQTKTSREESYYLAIVRFELGLTSKIQVQQALSEVESADAAIIDLEREIALKEDLLSILLGKPPQSIERGKVLSQLAMPIKIPTYLPFDIMSQRPDVIAAEQSLMAANANIGVAKARFFPDLSLAGAFGTETSALDSLFKGPSSVWQYGATLLQEIFTGGRLTSGLRLSRAQKMQMLHNYEETILNAFKEVNDALIAHEKSLELVDVQRDRTFTLAEYYRLANLRYQDGQTDYLTFLDAERQYFNAEIDYAKSLGNSFLTLVDVYKSLGGGWVIHADQEMLNGL